A single Natranaerobius thermophilus JW/NM-WN-LF DNA region contains:
- the prdB gene encoding D-proline reductase (dithiol) protein PrdB — protein sequence MFETEVLAENTLTDWDADRAVTMLKNKLTNNTELINSEVPVPQQPPAVWTEAPKDLSNTKVALVSAAGIHLKDQEPFNKAGDNTYRKIPWDVSSENLMVTHGGYDHKDVRQDINCMFPIDRLNELADEGMIKGGSASHIGFMGGGGDFDAFNDSVGPEIAQQLKEAEAGAAIFTAGUGTCHRSAVIVQRRVEEAGIPTIMIAALHPVAKQQGSPRAVHALVPMGANVGPPNDVKVQKNIIREALQNLIEIDEPGKFISIPYEYQAKI from the coding sequence ATGTTTGAAACGGAAGTATTAGCTGAAAACACATTGACCGATTGGGATGCTGACAGAGCAGTTACCATGCTAAAAAACAAATTAACCAATAATACTGAATTAATAAATTCGGAAGTTCCTGTCCCCCAACAGCCTCCCGCTGTTTGGACAGAAGCTCCTAAGGATCTATCTAATACGAAAGTAGCCCTGGTTTCAGCTGCAGGTATTCATTTAAAAGATCAAGAGCCCTTTAATAAGGCTGGAGATAACACTTATCGAAAAATCCCTTGGGATGTGAGTTCTGAAAATTTAATGGTAACTCACGGAGGATATGACCACAAGGACGTCAGACAAGATATAAATTGCATGTTCCCCATCGACAGATTAAACGAACTAGCGGATGAGGGAATGATTAAAGGAGGCAGTGCCAGCCATATAGGTTTTATGGGAGGTGGAGGCGATTTTGATGCCTTCAATGATAGTGTAGGTCCAGAAATAGCACAGCAATTGAAAGAAGCTGAAGCAGGAGCAGCCATTTTCACTGCTGGATGAGGAACTTGTCATCGCTCTGCCGTGATTGTGCAGAGAAGGGTTGAAGAAGCCGGTATACCAACAATAATGATTGCCGCTCTGCATCCTGTAGCTAAACAGCAAGGTTCACCTAGAGCTGTTCACGCTTTAGTTCCCATGGGTGCCAATGTAGGCCCTCCCAATGATGTAAAAGTGCAAAAGAATATTATACGAGAAGCCCTGCAAAACCTTATTGAAATAGATGAACCAGGTAAGTTTATTAGTATACCTTATGAATACCAAGCAAAAATATAA